The Devosia sp. SD17-2 genome includes a region encoding these proteins:
- a CDS encoding YbjN domain-containing protein produces the protein MSVIEFEPDRMSHPVDLVEHIAAINDWTFERQDADEISISVRGGWSEYHVSFNWMEDLESLHIACAFDLKVPDGRRGEVNQLISLINEQLWIGHFDIWNKEGVVLFRNSHLLTGGADVSPQQCEALLRSATDSCDLYYQAFQFVVWAGKSAADALSHVMFETVGEA, from the coding sequence ATGTCTGTGATTGAATTCGAGCCCGATCGTATGTCCCATCCGGTGGACCTGGTCGAGCACATCGCTGCCATCAACGACTGGACCTTCGAGCGTCAGGACGCGGACGAGATTTCCATTTCGGTGCGCGGCGGCTGGAGCGAATACCACGTTTCCTTCAACTGGATGGAAGACCTTGAGTCGCTCCATATTGCCTGCGCCTTTGATCTCAAGGTTCCCGATGGGCGCCGCGGCGAGGTCAACCAGTTGATCAGCCTGATCAACGAGCAATTGTGGATCGGCCATTTCGACATCTGGAACAAGGAAGGCGTGGTGCTGTTTCGCAATTCGCACCTGCTGACCGGTGGCGCCGATGTTTCCCCGCAGCAGTGCGAGGCGCTGTTGCGCTCCGCCACCGACAGCTGCGACCTGTATTACCAGGCTTTCCAGTTTGTCGTCTGGGCCGGCAAGTCCGCCGCTGACGCACTCAGCCATGTGATGTTCGAGACCGTGGGAGAAGCCTGA
- the proC gene encoding pyrroline-5-carboxylate reductase, with the protein MGDLRSLGPVMLVGAGKMGMALAEGWLDAGLPTSNLVLVDPNPGEAALALAADNDLVIHPQAAGLVPNVLVLAVKPQIIGAVMEGLRQVVGPQTLVISIAAGVSIDKLSQGLGTGRVVRSMPNTPAQIGKGITGAVAGSEVERADRDSANSLLAAAGPVVWFDAEGDLDAVTAVSGSGPAYVFNLVEAMAAAGVAQGLPEHVAMQLARQTVIGAAALMEADTAPASVLRQNVTSPKGTTAAALDVLMADDGLEPLMKRAVDAARKRSEELGQG; encoded by the coding sequence ATGGGTGATCTTCGTTCGCTGGGCCCGGTGATGCTGGTTGGCGCCGGCAAGATGGGCATGGCCCTCGCTGAAGGCTGGCTTGATGCCGGGCTGCCGACAAGCAATCTGGTTCTCGTGGACCCAAATCCCGGTGAAGCGGCGCTGGCGCTGGCGGCGGACAATGACCTCGTCATTCATCCGCAGGCGGCGGGGCTGGTGCCCAATGTGCTGGTGCTGGCGGTCAAGCCGCAGATCATTGGCGCGGTGATGGAGGGGCTGCGGCAGGTCGTCGGTCCGCAGACACTGGTCATTTCCATTGCCGCAGGCGTTTCCATCGACAAGCTGAGCCAGGGGCTGGGCACGGGTCGCGTGGTGCGCAGCATGCCGAATACGCCGGCGCAGATCGGCAAGGGGATCACCGGTGCGGTCGCCGGCTCTGAAGTCGAGCGCGCCGACCGGGACAGCGCCAATAGTCTGCTTGCAGCGGCCGGTCCGGTGGTGTGGTTTGATGCCGAGGGCGATCTTGATGCGGTGACCGCCGTTTCCGGATCGGGTCCCGCCTATGTGTTCAATCTCGTCGAGGCCATGGCTGCAGCGGGTGTGGCGCAGGGACTTCCCGAGCATGTGGCGATGCAGCTGGCGCGCCAGACCGTCATCGGCGCGGCGGCGCTGATGGAGGCCGACACGGCGCCGGCGAGCGTATTGCGCCAGAATGTAACCTCGCCGAAGGGCACGACGGCAGCGGCGCTCGACGTGCTGATGGCCGATGATGGGCTGGAGCCGCTGATGAAGCGCGCGGTAGACGCTGCCCGCAAGCGCAGCGAGGAGCTGGGGCAGGGCTGA
- a CDS encoding MarR family transcriptional regulator, giving the protein MAESLKNVNKADINSALSGDEDLPLDIMGLFFFAYRDFTGDADALLERQGFGRAHHRVLYFVNLRPGMPVADILDVLKITKQSLARVLRQLIDNGYIEQKTGLSDRRQRLLYATDKGRAFFAALSATQASRIKASIAALPPESANVLRRFFVGMVDPADHPVLDRLNLTVNL; this is encoded by the coding sequence ATGGCAGAGAGCCTAAAAAATGTCAACAAGGCTGACATAAATTCTGCCCTTTCCGGAGACGAAGACCTGCCCCTCGACATCATGGGTCTGTTTTTCTTTGCCTATCGGGACTTTACCGGGGATGCCGACGCGTTGCTTGAGCGCCAGGGATTTGGCCGCGCGCATCACCGCGTGCTTTATTTTGTCAATCTGCGCCCCGGCATGCCGGTGGCGGACATTCTCGATGTCCTCAAAATCACCAAGCAGAGTCTCGCCCGCGTGCTCCGTCAGCTGATCGACAATGGCTATATCGAGCAGAAGACCGGCCTGTCCGATCGCCGCCAGCGCCTGCTCTATGCCACCGACAAGGGCCGCGCCTTCTTTGCCGCGCTGTCAGCTACGCAGGCCAGCCGCATCAAGGCATCGATCGCCGCTCTCCCGCCCGAGAGCGCCAATGTGCTGCGCAGGTTCTTTGTCGGCATGGTCGACCCAGCCGATCACCCCGTGCTCGACCGGCTAAACCTCACCGTCAATCTCTAG
- a CDS encoding branched-chain amino acid aminotransferase → MAGLPMDQRDGWIWFDGELKPWKDAKIHVLTHGLHYASSVFEGERAYGGEIFKSREHTERLIRSAATLDMPFPYTVEEIEAAKRLVLEKNGLVDAYLRPVAWRGSEELSVPARNNKVHVAIAAWVWPSYFSTEEKLKGIRLEWSKWKRPSPETIPSSAKAAGLYMICTLSKDAAMANGYADALMLDYRGYVAEATGANVFFIKGKEITTPTPDCILNGITRQTLIQLAKDNGFTVIERYIKPEELSTFDECFLTGTAAEVTPVSLIGDYSFTPGEGCRTLIDAYTAAVTPKKAAAE, encoded by the coding sequence ATGGCAGGCCTGCCCATGGACCAGCGTGATGGCTGGATCTGGTTCGATGGCGAACTCAAACCGTGGAAGGACGCGAAGATTCACGTGCTGACGCACGGGCTTCACTACGCCAGCTCGGTATTCGAAGGCGAACGCGCCTATGGTGGCGAGATCTTCAAGTCGCGCGAGCACACCGAGCGGCTGATTCGTTCGGCGGCGACGCTGGACATGCCTTTCCCCTACACCGTTGAAGAAATCGAAGCCGCCAAGCGCCTCGTGCTCGAAAAGAACGGCCTCGTCGACGCTTACCTGCGTCCGGTGGCCTGGCGCGGTTCGGAGGAACTCTCGGTTCCTGCGCGCAACAACAAGGTGCATGTGGCGATCGCCGCATGGGTCTGGCCGAGCTATTTCTCCACCGAGGAGAAGCTCAAGGGCATCCGTCTTGAGTGGAGCAAGTGGAAGCGCCCGAGCCCGGAAACCATTCCGTCTTCGGCCAAGGCTGCTGGCCTCTACATGATCTGCACCCTGTCCAAGGACGCGGCCATGGCCAATGGCTATGCCGACGCGCTGATGCTGGACTACCGCGGCTATGTGGCTGAAGCCACCGGCGCGAACGTGTTCTTCATCAAGGGCAAGGAAATCACCACGCCGACCCCGGATTGCATCCTCAACGGGATCACCCGTCAGACGCTGATCCAACTGGCCAAGGACAACGGTTTCACCGTTATCGAACGCTACATCAAGCCGGAAGAGCTCAGCACTTTTGACGAGTGCTTCCTGACCGGTACGGCCGCGGAAGTTACCCCGGTGTCGCTGATCGGCGACTACAGCTTCACCCCCGGTGAAGGCTGCCGCACGCTGATCGACGCCTATACGGCTGCCGTGACGCCGAAGAAGGCCGCTGCGGAGTAA
- a CDS encoding molybdenum cofactor biosynthesis protein MoaE: MIRVTSAPFDPGAELTAFQAGHPDAGAAVTFTGLVRSLPERPITALILECYPELAENEISAIRDAAIARFALTDAAIIHRHGRLVPGEPIMQVMTLAPHRQAAFDGAQFLMDYLKTNAPFWKQEETATGTSWVEAKPADNAARDRWVDEG, translated from the coding sequence ATGATCCGCGTCACCAGCGCACCCTTTGATCCCGGCGCCGAGCTCACCGCATTTCAGGCTGGCCATCCCGATGCGGGAGCCGCGGTCACCTTCACCGGCCTCGTCCGTTCCCTGCCCGAACGCCCGATCACCGCGCTCATTCTGGAATGCTATCCCGAGCTGGCCGAGAACGAGATATCAGCCATCCGCGACGCCGCCATCGCCCGCTTCGCGCTCACCGACGCGGCGATCATCCATCGCCACGGGCGCCTCGTGCCCGGTGAGCCGATCATGCAGGTGATGACCCTCGCCCCCCATCGCCAGGCGGCCTTCGACGGCGCCCAGTTCCTGATGGACTACCTCAAGACCAACGCGCCCTTCTGGAAACAGGAAGAAACCGCGACCGGCACGAGTTGGGTAGAAGCCAAACCCGCCGACAACGCCGCCCGCGATCGGTGGGTCGACGAGGGCTAG
- a CDS encoding MoaD/ThiS family protein yields MKILYFAWLRERLNRASDEVNPPADVETLGDLVAWLRANDEGLDHAMANPAQFKLSKNARIVPWDTPIEGADTIAILPPMTGG; encoded by the coding sequence ATGAAGATTCTCTACTTCGCCTGGCTGCGGGAGCGCCTCAACCGCGCCAGCGACGAGGTCAACCCGCCCGCCGATGTCGAAACCCTCGGCGATCTCGTCGCCTGGCTGCGCGCCAATGACGAGGGGCTCGACCATGCCATGGCCAATCCGGCCCAGTTCAAGCTCTCGAAAAACGCCCGCATCGTCCCCTGGGACACGCCCATAGAGGGTGCCGACACCATCGCCATCCTGCCGCCCATGACCGGTGGTTGA
- the pgsA gene encoding CDP-diacylglycerol--glycerol-3-phosphate 3-phosphatidyltransferase, with amino-acid sequence MARNPLTLVPNIITIARILAIIPITYLVMHGDIILRVVALVLYVLAAASDWLDGYLARAWNQYSDLGRMLDPIADKLLVGILIAALAWDGSFSGWDMIPAVAILFREFFIPGLREFLGNKTVVLPVSKLAKWKTTIQLVALAAVLAERIIPGLGLVSDVLLWAAGALTLWTGWQYLRASWPHLSGIGK; translated from the coding sequence ATGGCCAGAAATCCACTTACCCTCGTCCCGAACATCATCACCATCGCGCGCATTCTCGCGATCATCCCCATCACCTATCTGGTGATGCACGGCGATATCATCCTGCGCGTCGTGGCCCTGGTGCTTTACGTTCTCGCCGCCGCCAGCGATTGGCTCGACGGCTATCTCGCCCGCGCCTGGAACCAGTATTCCGATCTCGGCCGCATGCTCGATCCCATCGCCGACAAGCTTCTGGTCGGCATTCTCATTGCCGCCCTCGCCTGGGACGGCAGCTTTTCGGGCTGGGACATGATCCCCGCCGTCGCTATCCTCTTCCGCGAATTCTTCATTCCGGGCCTGCGCGAATTCCTCGGCAACAAGACCGTGGTCCTGCCGGTCAGCAAGCTGGCGAAATGGAAGACCACGATCCAGCTCGTTGCCCTCGCCGCGGTTCTCGCCGAACGCATCATTCCCGGCCTTGGCCTTGTCTCCGACGTCCTGCTCTGGGCCGCCGGCGCACTGACGCTCTGGACCGGCTGGCAGTATTTGCGCGCCTCCTGGCCGCATCTGTCCGGCATCGGCAAATGA
- a CDS encoding 3-deoxy-7-phosphoheptulonate synthase has product MLKSTDDLRITEIKTLATPIEVMRQHPRTDAATRTVLSARHDFHNILTGKDDRLAVIVGPCSIHDPAAAMDYAKRLAPLRERLGDRLEIIMRVYFEKPRTTVGWKGLINDPELDGSFNIDQGLHTARSLLLDIANLGLPAACEFLDMTTPQYIADLVSWAAIGARTTESQIHRELSSGLSCPVGFKNGTDGNVKIALDAVLSASQPHHFLAVTKDGRSAIASTTGNEDCHIILRGGKTTNYDAQSVEDAANAATKAGLTPAIMIDASHANSSKKPENQPLVLAEIGTQVANGDKRIIGVMVESNIVAGRQDLVPGQDLVYGQSITDGCIDWDTTVAALEALAESVTKRRAATNQAVA; this is encoded by the coding sequence ATGCTCAAGTCCACCGACGATCTCCGCATCACCGAAATCAAGACCCTCGCCACGCCCATCGAGGTGATGCGCCAGCATCCGCGCACAGACGCGGCTACCCGCACCGTGCTCTCCGCGCGCCACGACTTCCACAATATCTTGACCGGCAAGGATGATCGCCTGGCCGTTATTGTTGGTCCCTGCTCCATCCACGATCCGGCCGCTGCCATGGACTATGCCAAGCGCCTCGCCCCGCTGCGCGAGCGTCTCGGTGACCGCCTCGAAATCATCATGCGCGTCTACTTCGAAAAGCCGCGCACCACGGTTGGTTGGAAGGGTTTGATCAACGACCCCGAGCTCGACGGCAGCTTCAATATCGACCAGGGCCTGCACACCGCCCGGTCGCTGCTGCTCGACATCGCCAACCTCGGCCTGCCCGCAGCCTGCGAATTCCTCGACATGACGACGCCGCAGTACATTGCCGACCTCGTCTCCTGGGCCGCCATCGGCGCGCGCACCACCGAGAGCCAGATTCACCGCGAGCTGTCCTCCGGCCTCTCCTGCCCGGTCGGCTTCAAGAACGGCACCGATGGCAACGTCAAGATCGCGCTCGACGCCGTGCTCTCGGCCTCCCAGCCGCACCACTTCCTCGCCGTCACCAAGGACGGTCGTTCGGCCATCGCCTCGACGACGGGCAATGAGGACTGCCACATCATCCTGCGCGGCGGCAAAACCACCAATTACGATGCCCAGAGCGTTGAAGACGCTGCCAATGCCGCCACCAAGGCCGGCCTCACCCCGGCCATCATGATCGACGCCAGCCACGCCAACTCCTCCAAGAAGCCGGAAAACCAGCCGCTGGTTCTGGCCGAGATCGGCACCCAGGTCGCCAATGGCGACAAGCGCATTATCGGCGTGATGGTGGAATCAAACATCGTCGCCGGCCGCCAGGACCTCGTTCCGGGCCAGGATCTGGTCTACGGCCAGTCCATCACCGACGGCTGCATCGATTGGGACACCACCGTCGCCGCCCTTGAAGCCCTCGCCGAATCCGTCACCAAGCGCCGCGCCGCCACCAACCAGGCCGTCGCATAA
- a CDS encoding pyridoxamine 5'-phosphate oxidase family protein, whose translation MAVDNNTTLPRDEAIDRIWELADDIDFCMFTTWNGEQQASRPMSARVERDENAIYFLTSADTGKVDELAKFPNVSLGFADNANHSYVVIAGKAVVTNDRAKIKDLWNAFDKAFWDDENDPQIRLITVTPEDAELWDGPNGLIAGAKMLFAVATGAKPDMGDNSKVSL comes from the coding sequence ATGGCCGTAGACAACAACACCACACTGCCGCGCGACGAAGCCATCGACCGCATCTGGGAACTGGCTGACGACATCGACTTCTGCATGTTCACGACGTGGAATGGCGAGCAGCAGGCCAGCCGTCCGATGTCTGCCCGCGTAGAGCGCGATGAAAACGCGATCTACTTTCTCACCAGCGCCGATACCGGCAAGGTCGATGAACTCGCCAAGTTCCCCAATGTGTCGCTGGGCTTCGCCGACAACGCCAACCACAGCTATGTCGTGATTGCGGGCAAGGCGGTCGTCACCAATGACCGTGCGAAGATCAAGGATCTCTGGAATGCCTTCGACAAGGCGTTCTGGGATGACGAGAACGATCCTCAGATCCGCCTGATCACGGTAACGCCCGAAGATGCCGAGCTCTGGGATGGCCCGAATGGCCTCATCGCCGGCGCCAAGATGCTGTTTGCCGTCGCCACGGGGGCCAAGCCCGACATGGGCGACAACTCCAAGGTCTCGCTCTAA
- the uvrC gene encoding excinuclease ABC subunit UvrC, whose protein sequence is MTDTPTPPRSGPDIIRAFVRTLPAAPGVYRMLDAEGEVMYVGKARNLKARVTNYTRPEGLPLRIQRMIAATVSMEFVRTETESEALLLEANLVKRLKPRFNVLLRDDKSFPYILIATDHEAPELTKHRGSRRRPGHYFGPFASATAVGRTIASLQKAFLLRNCSDSFYAGRTRPCLQYQIKRCAGPCTREISLEAYGGLVEDARQFLSGKSRSVQEHLQADMSKAAEDLDFERAALLRDRLSALALIQSQGDATARSVEEADVFAIHHEGGQFCVQVFFFRAYQNWGNYPYRPRADASLTDAEVLEAFIAQFYENRTPAKLVLISHELSEPALMEEALSSRAGRRVYIEQPKRGEKRDLVNHALNNAREALSRQLAEGASHRALLEGVAETFALENVPRRIEIYDNSHISGTNMVGAMVVAGEEGFSKKHYRTFNIKSDISAGDDFGMMREVLTRRFARLAAESDTDAEDENTGMPDWPDLVFIDGGAGQMSAVREVISTLNLPKEVIFIGIAKGEDRDAGREKFFMEGRDAFMLPHRDPVLYYVQRLRDEAHRFAIGTHRAKRKKDTIKNPLDEIEGIGPTRKRSLLNHFGSAKAVSRASLADLQAVPSISSAMAQLIYDHFNRT, encoded by the coding sequence ATGACCGACACCCCGACCCCGCCCCGTTCCGGCCCGGATATCATCCGGGCTTTCGTGCGTACCCTCCCGGCAGCGCCGGGCGTCTACCGCATGCTCGATGCGGAGGGCGAGGTCATGTATGTGGGCAAGGCCCGCAATCTCAAGGCGCGCGTCACCAATTACACCCGCCCCGAGGGCCTGCCCCTGCGCATCCAGCGCATGATCGCGGCCACGGTGAGCATGGAATTCGTGCGCACCGAAACCGAATCCGAAGCGCTCCTGCTCGAGGCCAATCTGGTCAAGCGCCTGAAGCCCCGCTTCAACGTGCTGCTGCGCGACGACAAGAGCTTCCCCTATATCCTGATCGCCACCGATCACGAGGCCCCTGAGCTCACCAAGCATCGTGGCTCCCGCAGACGGCCAGGCCATTATTTTGGGCCCTTCGCCTCGGCCACCGCCGTCGGCCGCACCATTGCCAGCCTCCAAAAGGCCTTCCTCCTCCGCAATTGCTCGGACAGTTTTTACGCCGGCCGCACCCGCCCGTGCCTGCAGTACCAGATCAAGCGCTGCGCCGGTCCCTGCACCCGCGAGATTAGCCTGGAAGCCTATGGCGGCCTCGTCGAGGATGCCCGTCAGTTCCTCTCCGGCAAGTCCCGCAGCGTCCAGGAACATCTCCAGGCCGATATGAGCAAGGCCGCCGAGGATCTCGATTTCGAACGCGCCGCCCTCCTGCGCGACCGCCTCTCCGCCCTCGCCCTGATCCAGAGCCAGGGCGACGCCACCGCCCGCTCCGTCGAAGAAGCCGACGTCTTCGCCATTCATCACGAAGGCGGCCAATTCTGCGTGCAGGTCTTCTTCTTCCGCGCCTATCAGAACTGGGGCAATTACCCCTATCGCCCCCGCGCCGATGCAAGCCTTACCGATGCCGAGGTGCTCGAAGCCTTCATCGCCCAGTTCTATGAAAACCGCACGCCTGCCAAGCTGGTTCTCATCAGCCACGAGCTGTCCGAACCCGCACTCATGGAAGAAGCCCTCTCTTCTCGCGCCGGACGCCGGGTTTATATCGAGCAGCCCAAGCGCGGCGAGAAGCGCGACCTCGTCAACCACGCCCTCAACAATGCCCGCGAGGCGCTGAGCCGCCAGCTGGCCGAAGGCGCCTCACACCGCGCCCTGCTCGAAGGCGTTGCCGAGACATTCGCGCTGGAAAACGTTCCGCGGCGCATCGAGATCTACGACAACTCCCACATCTCCGGCACCAATATGGTCGGCGCCATGGTCGTTGCCGGTGAGGAAGGCTTTTCCAAAAAGCACTACCGCACCTTCAACATCAAATCCGACATCTCCGCCGGCGACGACTTCGGCATGATGCGCGAAGTGCTGACCCGCCGCTTTGCCCGCCTCGCCGCCGAAAGCGACACCGACGCCGAGGATGAAAACACCGGCATGCCCGATTGGCCCGACCTCGTCTTCATCGACGGTGGTGCCGGTCAGATGAGCGCCGTGCGCGAAGTAATCTCCACCCTCAACCTCCCCAAGGAAGTGATCTTCATCGGCATCGCCAAGGGCGAAGACCGTGATGCCGGCCGCGAAAAATTCTTCATGGAAGGCCGCGATGCCTTCATGCTGCCGCACCGCGATCCCGTGCTCTACTATGTCCAGCGCCTGCGCGACGAAGCCCACCGCTTTGCCATCGGCACCCACCGCGCCAAGCGCAAGAAGGACACGATCAAGAACCCGCTCGACGAAATCGAAGGCATTGGCCCCACGCGGAAACGCTCGCTGCTCAACCATTTCGGTTCCGCCAAGGCCGTCTCCCGCGCCTCCCTCGCCGATCTTCAGGCTGTGCCCTCTATCTCGAGCGCAATGGCGCAGCTGATCTACGACCATTTCAACCGCACCTGA
- a CDS encoding SDR family oxidoreductase, protein MSHPHSASIHAPVALVTGASDRIGAAIARALALSGHAVIIHYRSGTDGARCLRDEICAAGGRAEILKADLRDRADRAGVIARSAGLFGPLTTLINNASVFDPDCARDIHEDVWDQHFAIHAEAPIFLARDFANQLPEGAEGNIVNMIDERVLHLSPAYFSYTLSKSVLWTATQTLAQSLAPAIRVNAIGPGPVLPHSRQTQAEFEQGVKALPLQRHADPEAIAQGVLAILSMPAFTGQMLALDGGKHLEYPAKRGPTPRQ, encoded by the coding sequence ATGTCACACCCGCACTCCGCTTCGATTCACGCACCAGTCGCGCTCGTTACCGGCGCCAGCGACCGCATTGGCGCCGCCATCGCGCGCGCCCTGGCGCTATCCGGACATGCGGTCATCATTCATTATCGCTCGGGCACCGATGGCGCCCGATGCCTCAGGGACGAGATCTGCGCAGCCGGCGGACGAGCCGAAATCCTCAAGGCCGACCTTCGCGATCGCGCCGACCGTGCTGGCGTCATCGCCAGGTCCGCCGGTCTCTTCGGCCCTCTCACCACCCTCATCAACAATGCCTCGGTCTTTGACCCTGACTGCGCCCGCGACATCCACGAAGATGTGTGGGACCAGCATTTTGCGATCCACGCCGAAGCCCCCATATTCCTGGCACGTGACTTCGCCAACCAGCTGCCTGAGGGCGCCGAGGGAAATATCGTCAACATGATCGACGAGCGGGTGCTTCATCTCAGCCCGGCCTATTTCAGCTACACCCTGTCCAAGTCGGTGCTTTGGACGGCAACGCAGACCCTTGCCCAGTCGCTGGCCCCCGCCATCCGCGTCAACGCCATTGGTCCCGGCCCCGTCCTGCCCCATTCGCGCCAGACCCAGGCCGAATTCGAGCAGGGCGTAAAGGCCCTCCCGCTGCAGCGCCACGCCGACCCCGAAGCCATTGCCCAGGGCGTCCTCGCCATCCTCTCCATGCCGGCCTTCACTGGCCAGATGCTCGCCCTCGATGGCGGCAAGCATCTCGAATATCCCGCAAAGCGCGGGCCCACGCCGCGACAATGA
- a CDS encoding DMT family transporter, with amino-acid sequence MSTTSHDPGQDAVGRAILLNLITVCVFGIQDALSKVLVQDYSPFQVIMMRYWGFAAFALFIVARQAPLRQALRSRMPKRQVLRGVLLMVDIWAVGLALRTLQLGEMQAILIIYPLLVTLFAIPILGEKVGIFRFTAVGIGFLGAMLIIRPGGVPLDWGLFFALVAASTYALYIVVTRQVSAVDSAATSLTYSAVVGLVMSAAVGVFFWEPMGWEGLALVGLTVITTCAGHGVMVYALSMAPASTLQPFNYFSLPWAIFLGALVFGHWIDAISLVGAAIIVAAGLAVMARERFKRVDVMTAEAAVTGRE; translated from the coding sequence ATGTCGACCACTTCACACGATCCCGGACAGGATGCTGTCGGGCGTGCAATCCTGCTGAACCTGATTACGGTTTGCGTCTTCGGTATCCAGGACGCTTTGTCCAAGGTTCTGGTGCAGGACTATTCTCCCTTCCAGGTCATAATGATGCGCTATTGGGGCTTTGCGGCCTTTGCGCTGTTCATCGTGGCGCGACAGGCGCCGCTGCGGCAGGCCCTGCGCTCGCGCATGCCCAAGCGGCAGGTGCTGCGCGGAGTGCTGCTGATGGTCGACATCTGGGCGGTGGGGCTGGCGCTTCGGACGCTCCAGTTGGGGGAGATGCAGGCGATCCTCATCATCTACCCGCTGCTGGTGACGCTGTTTGCCATCCCGATCCTCGGCGAGAAGGTCGGCATATTCCGGTTTACGGCCGTGGGTATTGGATTTTTGGGCGCCATGCTGATCATCCGGCCAGGCGGCGTGCCGCTCGACTGGGGGCTGTTCTTCGCGCTCGTCGCGGCTTCGACATACGCCCTTTACATCGTGGTGACACGTCAGGTGAGCGCGGTGGACAGCGCTGCCACGAGCCTCACCTATTCGGCGGTGGTCGGGCTGGTCATGTCTGCGGCCGTCGGCGTCTTCTTCTGGGAGCCGATGGGTTGGGAGGGGCTCGCGCTGGTCGGATTGACCGTCATCACCACCTGCGCCGGGCACGGGGTCATGGTCTATGCGCTGTCCATGGCGCCGGCCAGCACATTGCAGCCGTTCAATTATTTCTCCCTGCCTTGGGCAATCTTTCTTGGCGCGCTCGTTTTCGGGCACTGGATCGACGCGATTTCGCTGGTGGGTGCTGCCATTATCGTTGCGGCCGGGCTGGCGGTGATGGCGCGGGAGCGCTTCAAGCGGGTCGATGTCATGACGGCGGAGGCCGCCGTCACCGGCCGCGAATAG
- a CDS encoding SH3 domain-containing protein, with protein MALTRKLLASGLATLAVLATTAAASAAPAYATSNVNVRSGPGTGYAIVDALRRGERVDVQQCRGSWCYVERRGADGWVSANYLDSGRYNDGWDRPSPPPPAWGNPRPPHWGNNRPRPPVVYPPYPSRPGASFCFNGPNGYFCMNN; from the coding sequence ATGGCACTTACTCGGAAGCTCCTCGCATCCGGCCTGGCCACCCTGGCCGTGCTGGCGACCACCGCAGCGGCCTCGGCCGCTCCCGCTTACGCCACCAGCAATGTCAATGTGCGCTCCGGCCCCGGCACGGGCTATGCGATTGTCGATGCGCTGCGCCGTGGCGAACGCGTTGACGTCCAGCAGTGTCGCGGCAGCTGGTGCTATGTTGAGCGTCGGGGCGCCGACGGTTGGGTCTCCGCCAACTATCTCGACAGCGGCCGCTACAATGATGGCTGGGATCGCCCGTCTCCGCCGCCGCCGGCCTGGGGCAATCCGCGCCCGCCGCATTGGGGCAATAATCGCCCGCGTCCGCCGGTGGTCTACCCGCCCTATCCGAGCCGCCCCGGCGCCAGCTTCTGCTTCAATGGCCCCAATGGCTATTTCTGCATGAACAACTGA